A single window of Candidatus Methylomirabilis limnetica DNA harbors:
- a CDS encoding response regulator: MSSMIRIVIAEDDPGLCELFREQLNLVPGFEVVGEAHSGREAIATVERLDPDILTLDIDLPGISGLEVLPVVRWCSPKTKVIVLSGHDEETTILEALELGAMGYLVKGDGTNLEKAIRAVQRGEVWARRRVLARIFDQLVGLVGRTFQRAEGEPSPSEPVFI; this comes from the coding sequence ATGTCATCTATGATTCGTATTGTTATCGCTGAGGATGACCCAGGGCTTTGCGAGTTGTTCCGTGAACAACTCAACTTGGTGCCGGGCTTTGAAGTTGTCGGAGAGGCGCACAGTGGGCGGGAGGCGATTGCCACTGTGGAACGGCTAGATCCAGACATCCTGACCCTGGACATAGACTTGCCGGGAATCAGTGGCCTGGAGGTCCTCCCAGTGGTAAGATGGTGTAGCCCGAAAACAAAGGTGATCGTCCTCTCGGGCCACGATGAGGAGACGACCATTCTGGAGGCGCTTGAACTCGGGGCCATGGGGTACCTTGTCAAGGGCGATGGAACTAACCTGGAAAAGGCGATCCGAGCAGTGCAGCGCGGAGAGGTGTGGGCCCGGCGGCGAGTGTTGGCTCGCATATTCGATCAGCTCGTTGGTCTCGTCGGCCGCACGTTTCAGAGGGCTGAGGGCGAACCGTCGCCCTCTGAGCCTGTATTTATCTAA
- a CDS encoding response regulator — MSPISVLIADDNTLFREGLRTLLAQEPDISVVGEAADGLQAIRLAEVLQPDILLLDVSMPEMGGLEALPMIREKSSRTHVLILSGLPEDEFVSQALQLGAKGYLSKPLNHKDLIRAIRVTYIGEIWAGRKVLAEALESLRQKTQEMNLPLSEMQEALTDREQEIVRWVIQGMTNKEIAARLGISYKTVKTHVSNVFNKLKISRRLQLTLYRIVEQPD; from the coding sequence ATGAGCCCCATATCAGTCCTTATCGCTGACGACAATACGCTCTTTCGAGAAGGGCTCCGGACGCTGTTGGCGCAAGAGCCCGACATTTCCGTGGTCGGCGAGGCGGCGGATGGTCTCCAAGCCATAAGGCTAGCGGAAGTCCTTCAGCCGGATATTCTGCTCTTGGATGTGAGCATGCCGGAGATGGGTGGGCTTGAGGCGCTCCCCATGATCCGCGAGAAATCCTCCCGAACACATGTGTTGATCCTCTCCGGATTGCCTGAAGATGAGTTCGTGAGCCAGGCTTTACAACTGGGTGCCAAAGGATATTTATCGAAACCACTCAACCACAAGGATCTCATCAGGGCCATCCGGGTCACCTATATTGGAGAGATCTGGGCGGGGCGCAAGGTCCTGGCCGAGGCGCTGGAAAGCTTGCGTCAGAAGACGCAAGAGATGAATCTCCCCCTCTCAGAGATGCAAGAGGCCCTGACGGATCGGGAGCAAGAGATCGTGAGGTGGGTCATTCAGGGTATGACAAATAAAGAGATTGCCGCCCGGCTCGGGATCAGCTATAAGACCGTTAAGACCCATGTGAGCAATGTATTCAATAAGTTAAAGATCAGTCGGCGGTTACAGCTCACCCTTTACCGGATCGTAGAACAACCGGACTGA
- a CDS encoding GumC family protein gives MDPDNALVKVKGGSGGLAKPQLWPVQAFPEQKKDPHLRDYWQVLLKHRWIVLTCFLVTVVTVATATFVQRPVYKATATIKIDRAELKILKFDDVSPSANKETDDYYQTQYKLLTSYSLAERVVKRFNLDANPEFLGSGMQGPASPTWTWLTNLVDLIRPQPSTQQASGEASITESPVVQSFLKKLEIEPVKNTRLVKIAFLSPSPELSAQIANAMAENFIEQSIEQRLGAMKYAGDFLAKQIQEVRIKLESSDELLQRFAKQKQYLVLDEKQEQTTKQLSLLTDALMKARSERLAKEALHRQTQGQDFQSIPSVLENPLISSLKTEYFRLQAEYRKLSETFLSDYPRMVALKSNIDEVKIKLDGEVQRVVDGLRSSYEAGLKSEHLLQSAVDKQKTVTLKTNEDSIQYNILKREVDINRELYSGLLQRMKETAVSAGLDSTNIMITDLAKIPLWPDRPKKLLNLTLGIVLGLGLGIGLAFFSDYLDNTVNKIEEVESTFALPILGAVPALASVERRRRLKGTTNNGQDAKSFELVMLQDQSSLVGEAIRNIRTSLLFSLPENPPKLLLVTSAEPGDGKTGVSINLSVALSQLGGDVLLIDADMRYPDCHRILGQDRTPGLSNFLVGDAELSAVIKPTATSNLSLLPAGQSPLNPAELLGSERMRDALELLCQQFKYVIIDAPPVLGFTDSVLLSTFAEGTVFVIRAGKTVRDAAQRAVRTLNAVNAKILGVVLNNIDLHSHGYSYYQDYHDYYHRKSERHGIVARGHHDRSNTPGAPHAHEHESPDSPADIPSPLAGEG, from the coding sequence ATGGACCCCGATAATGCGCTCGTAAAGGTGAAGGGGGGCAGCGGAGGCTTGGCGAAGCCTCAGCTATGGCCTGTCCAGGCGTTTCCCGAGCAAAAGAAAGATCCGCATCTCAGGGATTACTGGCAGGTGCTCCTCAAGCATCGCTGGATCGTCCTCACCTGTTTTCTTGTCACGGTGGTTACCGTTGCCACTGCGACGTTTGTTCAGCGGCCGGTGTATAAGGCCACCGCCACCATCAAGATCGACAGGGCAGAACTCAAGATCCTGAAGTTCGATGACGTCTCGCCGTCTGCCAACAAAGAGACCGATGATTATTATCAGACGCAATACAAGCTGCTGACAAGCTATTCGCTTGCGGAGCGGGTCGTCAAACGCTTCAACCTCGACGCAAACCCGGAATTCTTGGGCTCTGGAATGCAAGGTCCGGCCTCTCCAACATGGACTTGGCTCACCAATCTTGTGGACCTCATACGCCCTCAGCCGTCTACGCAGCAGGCTTCCGGCGAGGCGTCAATCACCGAATCGCCCGTGGTGCAGAGTTTCCTGAAAAAGCTGGAGATTGAACCCGTCAAGAATACCCGCCTGGTGAAGATCGCCTTCCTCAGCCCCTCGCCGGAACTGTCCGCCCAAATTGCCAACGCGATGGCAGAGAACTTTATCGAACAGAGCATCGAGCAGAGGCTGGGCGCGATGAAATATGCCGGCGACTTCCTGGCGAAACAGATTCAAGAGGTGAGGATCAAGCTCGAGAGCTCTGATGAACTGCTTCAGCGATTTGCCAAGCAGAAGCAATACCTCGTGCTAGATGAAAAACAGGAACAGACCACCAAGCAGCTCTCACTGCTCACTGATGCCCTGATGAAAGCGCGCAGCGAGCGGCTGGCGAAGGAGGCGCTGCATCGGCAGACTCAGGGACAGGATTTTCAGTCGATCCCATCGGTGTTGGAAAATCCGCTGATCTCTAGCTTGAAGACAGAGTATTTCCGCCTTCAGGCCGAATACAGGAAGCTGTCTGAGACGTTCCTGTCGGACTATCCCAGGATGGTGGCGCTGAAGAGTAATATCGACGAAGTGAAGATAAAGCTTGATGGTGAGGTCCAAAGGGTTGTCGATGGCCTCCGGTCGAGTTATGAGGCAGGCCTGAAATCGGAACATCTGCTCCAATCAGCGGTGGATAAGCAGAAAACGGTGACCCTCAAGACCAACGAGGATTCCATTCAGTACAACATCCTGAAGCGAGAGGTTGACATCAACCGCGAACTGTATTCCGGCCTGTTGCAGCGCATGAAAGAGACGGCTGTCTCTGCGGGACTCGATTCCACGAATATTATGATCACTGACCTGGCGAAAATTCCGCTCTGGCCCGATCGCCCTAAGAAACTGCTCAACCTGACGCTCGGGATCGTCCTCGGTCTCGGCCTGGGGATCGGCCTGGCGTTCTTCTCCGACTACCTTGACAACACTGTCAATAAGATCGAAGAGGTAGAATCGACGTTCGCATTGCCGATTCTGGGGGCCGTGCCGGCATTAGCCTCCGTCGAACGAAGGAGGCGGCTGAAAGGAACGACCAACAACGGCCAGGACGCGAAGTCGTTTGAACTGGTCATGCTCCAGGATCAGTCCTCGTTGGTTGGTGAGGCCATCCGGAACATCCGGACCTCGCTCCTCTTCTCTCTCCCGGAGAACCCTCCTAAGCTGCTCCTCGTGACCAGTGCGGAACCGGGCGACGGTAAAACAGGCGTGTCGATCAATCTCTCTGTCGCGCTGTCGCAACTTGGCGGTGACGTTCTGCTCATCGATGCGGATATGCGCTATCCCGATTGTCACCGGATCCTGGGGCAGGATCGAACGCCAGGGCTGTCGAACTTCCTTGTGGGAGACGCAGAGCTTAGCGCCGTCATCAAACCAACGGCAACCTCCAACCTCTCTCTACTGCCGGCGGGACAATCCCCACTGAACCCGGCAGAGTTACTTGGCTCCGAGCGGATGAGGGATGCCTTGGAACTGCTCTGTCAGCAGTTCAAGTATGTGATTATCGATGCGCCGCCGGTGCTTGGGTTTACCGATAGCGTCCTGCTATCCACATTCGCCGAGGGCACCGTGTTTGTTATCCGTGCAGGCAAAACGGTTCGAGATGCCGCTCAAAGAGCGGTGAGAACGCTCAACGCAGTCAACGCGAAAATCTTGGGCGTCGTCCTGAACAACATAGATCTGCATAGCCACGGGTATTCGTACTATCAGGACTATCACGACTATTATCATCGGAAATCCGAACGGCACGGTATCGTCGCGAGGGGGCACCATGATCGAAGCAATACCCCAGGA
- a CDS encoding polysaccharide biosynthesis/export family protein, with product MGDFLNRCQFKFDAVNSYILLFVAVLALFASGCATRSGISKTEALIANATRDESRGTMALNSRILAMANSDSLSGDYRLGTGDLLEISVFDIAELSKIKARVGAEGLMTLPLAGTVAAGGKTAMELEAIVKAALGSRYIRDPQVSVFVLEHHSHRISVLGAVKKPGVFEVSGPRSVVDMLAMAEGLTEQSDQIVYLIRKVVKSSAAPGPLGSQPQTASDGKSAQEAVLEINLEEMLVDGKDELNAPLQSGDVVHVPKAGSYFVGGSVQKPGSYVLKGRDVTVDQAIIEAGGVTKVADFESVKIFREIKGQQKQIIEVSLNEIEQGQKGPLVMKNDVILVNSNGFKSAWFGFLEFIRFGVGASL from the coding sequence ATGGGAGATTTTCTTAATCGATGTCAATTCAAATTTGATGCGGTTAATAGCTATATCCTGTTGTTTGTGGCGGTGCTCGCTCTCTTCGCTTCCGGTTGCGCGACAAGGTCCGGGATTTCAAAGACCGAAGCCTTGATCGCCAACGCGACCCGTGACGAGAGCCGTGGCACTATGGCCCTCAACAGCAGGATCCTTGCCATGGCGAATTCCGACAGTCTGTCTGGTGATTATCGGTTGGGGACAGGCGATCTGCTAGAGATCTCCGTCTTCGACATCGCGGAACTCAGCAAGATCAAGGCCAGAGTCGGCGCAGAAGGGCTCATGACGCTCCCGCTGGCGGGAACGGTAGCCGCCGGCGGAAAGACCGCTATGGAGCTTGAAGCGATCGTGAAGGCGGCGCTCGGCTCCAGGTACATCAGGGATCCTCAGGTCAGCGTCTTCGTGCTCGAGCATCACAGTCACCGAATTAGTGTCCTCGGCGCCGTGAAAAAGCCCGGCGTCTTTGAGGTCAGTGGCCCGCGCTCGGTAGTCGATATGCTGGCAATGGCCGAGGGGCTCACAGAGCAATCTGACCAGATCGTCTACCTGATTCGTAAAGTTGTGAAGTCGTCAGCAGCGCCAGGACCGCTTGGCTCTCAGCCCCAGACCGCATCGGATGGCAAATCCGCTCAGGAGGCGGTTCTCGAAATCAACCTGGAGGAGATGCTGGTCGATGGGAAGGATGAGTTGAACGCGCCCCTGCAGTCCGGAGACGTCGTCCACGTTCCAAAGGCGGGCAGCTACTTTGTGGGGGGATCGGTCCAGAAACCTGGTTCGTATGTCTTGAAGGGCAGGGATGTTACGGTTGATCAAGCGATCATCGAAGCCGGCGGTGTCACGAAGGTCGCAGATTTTGAAAGCGTCAAGATCTTCCGCGAGATTAAAGGACAACAGAAGCAGATCATTGAGGTCAGTCTCAACGAAATCGAGCAGGGCCAGAAAGGCCCCCTTGTGATGAAGAACGACGTGATCCTGGTCAACAGCAATGGGTTTAAGTCGGCTTGGTTCGGTTTTCTTGAGTTCATCCGGTTCGGCGTCGGCGCGTCTTTATGA